From the genome of Nasonia vitripennis strain AsymCx chromosome 1, Nvit_psr_1.1, whole genome shotgun sequence, one region includes:
- the LOC100123943 gene encoding uncharacterized protein LOC100123943 isoform X2 produces MLCLKKRRTYSFTQGACAEAPRQSRHRSVSSSKRDGRAEEQRYSEGIAVAVATLPRKLGPREERSSAMVLTVTEDTPADMLAGSMELLVQMPRDHQVQTQRVTVQRSTPMMDLLVQITTAHKLAASSYTLQAIGERGLVLHHQPNTPIGALDALQVKLLPKQGTFLQRKSRQTNQPFETTFRLQVHLPRNQLYVSRVSPKTNLGEILDEVCREKNLDRNKYELRHPANLAETLDLSLTLQDYHLQEVTLCPRQQSRTLMGSALSSQDIMALQKQEECRRQQAQRNSGGGVFGFMFKKSKESSVSTDSLGNRSVSPARSDETARSASPQQQQQQLMRNNFNGQQMPPNRPLRKRRPAPKPPTQGQQLESKIEQTTTVSRTQSKSASDNATTTTSVPGKDKIVISHSRNSSDSSGYHEASVLSDNPDNNGQGGRMPETLPRRGRMQGILEAPRKLAHTSQASKSLGNLAMASSQAGTLSRGVSNTSLSSAESGSSQRKKRAAPPPPIARPLPSAISTQGLERIVDSDESLTSDMDLSKPSSDIDASASKASSDIVCSSHVRGPIAEQPEDVAAVEPARVGKRACHTIIIVNRITIALAKELAPPVPKPRKVLKASPTPSAASSPVSVDPPDSRASCSPCPSASASFGLPSLTEDEREEIAMAIDSIVEAAKGHDFDSLNSNDDESLVEVVKRRMSEALDEVFVEDVKKKEDDEVSVTDVVVKAPPMFEDDSVTPTNEHDGPKEASEEVKHLESATEEAAKEVKFELADDTDSKPPSCAVISTIPKCDHVEPYTDGDFGMSLESNDSNGKKQRKVVRSQSEMSHFDFGPAEKHSRHLTTQGEAFTFALNPNLGEAATKSIEASIQAGSGIAPPTDTDILLQKVSDTLSHSLTPPSPPPTPEETSILEVPNFVANNATINSNNAAEEKVMDVKNVSNAKESRENHHQSTLASESSNNATLGSQQDTSDYVSANGEDLSIGDWEYQIPAPPSAFRDDDNESSVEEKVQPVREPISIEAEVHQTTTSAMKPIEPPAEPKPSPPEQKPVVKAIPSVDQVDFVRPKPPPKLVTTSPQLSTTEVLELSKKAEVISELETKINSHKPIIEPVVARDDESYAPKIAPVENNLSNFTITTYSRQKSLDIFENMEQPVHSETRVLSTFATLTRGRSIVADYAEERVWNGGIKSAQSMERVSVPLVDDRTKFAERNDMLREKVSVHRSKSYITLSSNEKFQNRANEIEKSKEEKKLDDHTNYEIKDSSKRFTSLANVNQSTNDEIPRHKEKFSQWRDNILRKQEEPSKEKQLQSLQVLKSILPQLKNAQATEENGYKSTSDNFTIKKRQEPQCEEPQETPTVSSTTPDVQLRVNRRPQEPSKRYTYGGPPAVSLGSWSERPCVNVQIKTDTDYKFGGKNNPNHSTSGAKTVVNLNGGGSHTVEEKSERMQKENGVTSQESKEPMVVHTKPVVAERDDESRVDTTSVNFRELTKAFGQDVRLRPKPPVRNPHNRLSEYLERPKPEVIASKQNGFAEPHVTTTTFNHNLRNTNGPVPPVKRYTSVVGITNNNNTVNNNNVNHIGANNNNNKVHHANGASNFRFTNGSAPKPTVTTAATKGLIQKEKEYTVPKPPTMPIITGVTLKSVNARPKSSPPMVQADPRDQLLESIRNFGGRQKLRSTAEKY; encoded by the exons CACACCGATGATGGATCTGCTCGTGCAGATCACGACGGCCCACAAGCTCGCGGCCTCGAGCTACACGCTGCAGGCGATCGGCGAACGGGGCCTCGTGCTGCACCATCAACCCAACACACCGATCGGCGCCCTCGACGCTCTGCAG GTGAAATTGCTGCCGAAGCAGGGCACCTTCCTACAGCGCAAGAGCAGGCAGACTAATCAGCCCTTCGAAACGACTTTCAGATTGCAG GTGCACCTGCCGCGCAACCAGCTCTACGTGTCGAGAGTAAGCCCGAAAACGAACCTCGGAGAAATCTTGGACGAAGTGTGCCGCGAGAAGAATCTGGACCGGAATAAGTACGAGCTTCGACACCCAG CCAACCTCGCCGAAACCCTGGATCTCAGCCTAACGCTTCAGGACTACCACCTCCAAGAGGTCACTCTCTGCCCTCGCCAGCAAAGCCGAACGTTAATGGGTTCCGCCCTGAGCAGCCAAGACATCATGGCCCTTCAAAAGCAGGAAGAATGTCGTCGACAACAAGCCCAGAGAAATAGCGGTGGCGGTGTATTCGGCTTCATGTTCAAAAAGTCCAAGGAAAGCTCTGTGAGCACCGACAGTCTGGGTAACCGCAGTGTCTCGCCGGCGCGAAGCGACGAGACCGCCAGGAGCGCCAGTcctcagcagcaacagcagcagcttaTGAGGAATAATTTTAACGGTCAGCAGATGCCGCCGAATAGGCCGCTGAGGAAGAGGAGGCCAGCGCCTAAACCGCCGACTCAGGGACAGCAGCTGGAGTCGAAGATCGAG CAAACGACGACGGTTTCCCGGACGCAGTCGAAATCCGCAAGCGATAACGCCACGACCACTACGTCGGTCCCGGGCAAGGACAAGATCGTGATAAGCCACAGCCGCAACAGCAGCGACAGTTCGGGCTACCACGAGGCCTCAGTTCTGAGCGACAACCCAGACAACAATGGCCAGGGTGGTCGCATGCCTGAAACCCTGCCGAGGCGCGGACGAATGCAGGGTATACTCGAGGCGCCACGAAAGCTCGCTCACACTTCACAGGCCAGCAAGAGCCTTGGAAATCTCGCTATGGCTAGCAGTCAGGCTGGAACGCTCAGCAGGGGTGTTAGCAATACTTCTCTCAGCTCTGCTG AATCTGGCTCAA GTCAACGCAAGAAGCGCGCAGCGCCGCCCCCGCCGATCGCCCGGCCGCTGCCCTCCGCGATATCCACCCAGGGTCTCGAACGCATCGTCGATTCGGACGAGTCTCTCACCTCGGACATGGATCTGTCCAAACCCTCCTCCGACATCGATGCCTCGGCGAGCAAAGCTAGCTCCGACATCGTCTGCTCCAGTCACGTCCGCGGCCCGATAGCCGAGCAGCCCGAAGATGTAGCCGCTGTAGAACCCGCTAGAGTAGGCAAGAGAG CATGCCATACGATAATCATTGTAAATAGGATTACTATTGCTTTAGCCAAAG AACTCGCACCACCTGTGCCAAAGCCGCGCAAAGTCCTGAAAGCATCGCCTACACCATCGGCAGCCTCGTCGCCAGTGTCCGTAGATCCGCCAGACTCGAGAGCCTCCTGCAGTCCCTGTCCCTCTGCATCCGCGAGCTTCGGTCTGCCCAGTCTGACGGAGGACGAACGTGAGGAGATAGCTATGGCAATCGACTCCATAGTCGAGGCAGCCAAGGGTCATGATTTCGACTCGTTGAACAGTAACGACGATGAGAGTCTGGTTGAAGTTGTTAAGAGGAGAATGTCGGAGGCTCTAGACGAGGTATTCGTCGAAGATGTTAAGAAGAAGGAAGACGATGAGGTTTCCGTGACCGATGTGGTTGTTAAGGCGCCACCGATGTTCGAGGACGACTCTGTTACTCCCACGAACGAACATGATGGTCCTAAAGAAGCTTCGGAGGAAGTGAAACATCTTGAATCTGCAACTGAAGAAGCTGCAAAAGAGGTGAAATTCGAGCTTGCAGATGATACAGATTCGAAGCCTCCTTCGTGCGCTGTCATATCCACGATTCCTAAGTGTGACCACGTCGAACCGTATACCGACGGCGACTTTGGCATGTCTCTTGAAAGCAACGACTCCAACGGCAAAAAGCAGAGGAAGGTCGTGAGAAGCCAGTCAGAGATGAGCCACTTCGACTTTGGTCCGGCGGAGAAGCACAGTCGACACCTGACGACTCAAGGAGAGGCGTTCACTTTtgcgctgaatccgaatctaGGAGAAGCTGCTACTAAGAGCATCGAGGCGTCCATTCAAGCGGGATCAG GTATAGCGCCGCCGACAGATACGGATATTCTTCTTCAGAAAGTCTCCGATACGTTGTCGCACTCGTTGACGCCTCCATCGCCGCCGCCTACACCCGAAGAAACCTCGATTCTCGAGGTGCCGAATTTCGTCGCCAACAACGCTACGATTAATTCGAACAATGCTGCCGAGGAGAAGGTCATGGACGTGAAGAACGTGTCAAATGCTAAAG AAAGCCGCGAGAATCATCATCAGTCGACGTTGGCAAGCGAGAGCAGCAACAACGCGACTCTTGGATCGCAACAGGACACTAGCGACTACGTGTCAGCCAATGGTGAAGATCTTAGTATTGGAGACTGGGAGTATCAGATTCCTGCTCCACCAAGTGCCTTCCGAGACGACGATAATGAGTCTAGTGTCGAGGAGAAAG TCCAACCGGTAAGGGAGCCAATCTCTATCGAAGCCGAGGTTCACCAGACGACGACATCAGCTATGAAGCCAATCGAACCTCCAGCAGAACCCAAGCCATCACCGCCGGAGCAAAAGCCTGTCGTCAAAGCTATCCCATCAGTTGACCAAGTCGATTTCGTGCGTCCGAAACCACCGCCAAAACTTGTCACCACATCGCCACAGCTGTCTACCACAGAAGTCTTAGAACTAAGCAAAAAGGCCGAGGTAATATCCGAGCTTGAAACGAAGATTAATAGTCACAAGCCTATCATAGAACCAGTGGTAGCCAGGGACGACGAGTCTTACGCGCCCAAGATTGCACCTGTCGAGAACAATCTGTCCAACTTCACCATCACGACTTACTCGCGACAGAAGAGTCTGGACATATTCGAAAACATGGAACAACCTGTGCATAGTGAAACCAGAGTATTGAGCACATTTGCTACTCTTACAAGGGGTAGGAGTATTGTTGCAGATTATGCCGAGGAAAGAGTTTGGAACGGAGGAATCAAGAGCGCTCAAAGCATGGAGAGAGTCTCCGTGCCTCTAGTCGATGATCGAACCAAGTTTg CGGAACGAAACGATATGCTGAGGGAGAAGGTCTCAGTGCACCGATCAAAGAGTTACATCACGCTGTCGAGCAACGAGAAGTTCCAGAACCGTGCCAACGAGATCGAGAAGAgcaaggaagaaaaaaagttagaCGATCACACGAATTACGAGATCAAGGACTCGTCCAAGAGATTCACGAGCCTGGCTAATGTAAACCAGAGCACTAACGATGAGATACCTAGGCATAAGGAAAAGTTCTCCCAGTGGAGGGACAATATCCTCAGGAAGCAAGAGGAACCTTCCAAGGAAAAGCAGTTACAGTCCTTGCAG GTACTGAAGAGTATTTTACCGCAATTAAAAAATGCGCAAGCGACTGAAGAAAACGGCTACAAAAGCACCAGTGATAATTTTACCATAAAGAAAAG acAAGAGCCTCAGTGTGAAGAGCCACAGGAAACTCCAACAGTCTCCTCAACGACCCCCGACGTCCAGCTACGGGTGAACCGTCGTCCTCAAGAGCCGTCTAAGCGCTACACGTATGGTGGACCACCAGCGGTAAGTCTTGGCAGCTGGTCAGAGCGACCCTGCGTTAACGTGCAGATTAAGACCGACACAGACTACAAGTTCGGCGGTAAGAACAACCCCAACCACAGCACGTCCGGTGCCAAGACTGTAGTCAATCTGAATGGAGGAGGTAGTCACACTGTCGAGGAGAAAAGCGAGAGGATGCAAAAGGAAAATGGGGTCACATCGCAAGAGAGTAAGGAGCCGATGGTTGTGCACACAAAACCTGTCGTGGCTGAGAGGGACGATGAATCGCGCGTTGATACAACCTCG GTAAATTTCAGGGAGCTAACTAAGGCCTTTGGTCAAGATGTCCGTCTACGTCCAAAGCCGCCCGTACGCAATCCACACAACCGTCTGTCCGAGTACCTCGAACGGCCCAAGCCGGAAGTAATCGCTTCCAAACAGAACGGTTTCGCCGAGCCGCACGTCACGACGACAACATTTAACCATAATCTTCGCAATACCAATGGTCCGGTACCACCCGTCAAACGGTACACCTCCGTCGTTGGTATAACGAACAACAACAACACTGTAAATAACAATAACGTCAACCACATCGGtgccaacaacaacaacaataaggTTCATCACGCGAACGGAGCATCGAACTTTAGGTTTACTAACGGCTCAGCGCCAAAACCAACTGTCACCACTGCAGCGACAAAGGGTTTAattcagaaagaaaaagaatacaCGGTGCCAAAGCCGCCGACGATGCCGATCATTACGGGAGTTACGCTCAAAAGCGTGAACGCGCGGCCTAAGTCGAGCCCACCCATGGTCCAGGCGGATCCTAGGGATCAGCTACTGGAGTCGATCAGGAATTTTGGCGGCCGACAAAAATTGAGAAGC ACtgctgaaaaatattaa
- the LOC100123943 gene encoding protein cordon-bleu isoform X13: protein MLCLKKRRTYSFTQGACAEAPRQSRHRSVSSSKRDGRAEEQRYSEGIAVAVATLPRKLGPREERSSAMVLTVTEDTPADMLAGSMELLVQMPRDHQVQTQRVTVQRSTPMMDLLVQITTAHKLAASSYTLQAIGERGLVLHHQPNTPIGALDALQVKLLPKQGTFLQRKSRQTNQPFETTFRLQVHLPRNQLYVSRVSPKTNLGEILDEVCREKNLDRNKYELRHPANLAETLDLSLTLQDYHLQEVTLCPRQQSRTLMGSALSSQDIMALQKQEECRRQQAQRNSGGGVFGFMFKKSKESSVSTDSLGNRSVSPARSDETARSASPQQQQQQLMRNNFNGQQMPPNRPLRKRRPAPKPPTQGQQLESKIEQTTTVSRTQSKSASDNATTTTSVPGKDKIVISHSRNSSDSSGYHEASVLSDNPDNNGQGGRMPETLPRRGRMQGILEAPRKLAHTSQASKSLGNLAMASSQAGTLSRGVSNTSLSSAGQRKKRAAPPPPIARPLPSAISTQGLERIVDSDESLTSDMDLSKPSSDIDASASKASSDIVCSSHVRGPIAEQPEDVAAVEPARVGKRGIAPPTDTDILLQKVSDTLSHSLTPPSPPPTPEETSILEVPNFVANNATINSNNAAEEKVMDVKNVSNAKESRENHHQSTLASESSNNATLGSQQDTSDYVSANGEDLSIGDWEYQIPAPPSAFRDDDNESSVEEKVQPVREPISIEAEVHQTTTSAMKPIEPPAEPKPSPPEQKPVVKAIPSVDQVDFVRPKPPPKLVTTSPQLSTTEVLELSKKAEVISELETKINSHKPIIEPVVARDDESYAPKIAPVENNLSNFTITTYSRQKSLDIFENMEQPVHSETRVLSTFATLTRGRSIVADYAEERVWNGGIKSAQSMERVSVPLVDDRTKFAERNDMLREKVSVHRSKSYITLSSNEKFQNRANEIEKSKEEKKLDDHTNYEIKDSSKRFTSLANVNQSTNDEIPRHKEKFSQWRDNILRKQEEPSKEKQLQSLQVLKSILPQLKNAQATEENGYKSTSDNFTIKKRQEPQCEEPQETPTVSSTTPDVQLRVNRRPQEPSKRYTYGGPPAVSLGSWSERPCVNVQIKTDTDYKFGGKNNPNHSTSGAKTVVNLNGGGSHTVEEKSERMQKENGVTSQESKEPMVVHTKPVVAERDDESRVDTTSVNFRELTKAFGQDVRLRPKPPVRNPHNRLSEYLERPKPEVIASKQNGFAEPHVTTTTFNHNLRNTNGPVPPVKRYTSVVGITNNNNTVNNNNVNHIGANNNNNKVHHANGASNFRFTNGSAPKPTVTTAATKGLIQKEKEYTVPKPPTMPIITGVTLKSVNARPKSSPPMVQADPRDQLLESIRNFGGRQKLRSTAEKY, encoded by the exons CACACCGATGATGGATCTGCTCGTGCAGATCACGACGGCCCACAAGCTCGCGGCCTCGAGCTACACGCTGCAGGCGATCGGCGAACGGGGCCTCGTGCTGCACCATCAACCCAACACACCGATCGGCGCCCTCGACGCTCTGCAG GTGAAATTGCTGCCGAAGCAGGGCACCTTCCTACAGCGCAAGAGCAGGCAGACTAATCAGCCCTTCGAAACGACTTTCAGATTGCAG GTGCACCTGCCGCGCAACCAGCTCTACGTGTCGAGAGTAAGCCCGAAAACGAACCTCGGAGAAATCTTGGACGAAGTGTGCCGCGAGAAGAATCTGGACCGGAATAAGTACGAGCTTCGACACCCAG CCAACCTCGCCGAAACCCTGGATCTCAGCCTAACGCTTCAGGACTACCACCTCCAAGAGGTCACTCTCTGCCCTCGCCAGCAAAGCCGAACGTTAATGGGTTCCGCCCTGAGCAGCCAAGACATCATGGCCCTTCAAAAGCAGGAAGAATGTCGTCGACAACAAGCCCAGAGAAATAGCGGTGGCGGTGTATTCGGCTTCATGTTCAAAAAGTCCAAGGAAAGCTCTGTGAGCACCGACAGTCTGGGTAACCGCAGTGTCTCGCCGGCGCGAAGCGACGAGACCGCCAGGAGCGCCAGTcctcagcagcaacagcagcagcttaTGAGGAATAATTTTAACGGTCAGCAGATGCCGCCGAATAGGCCGCTGAGGAAGAGGAGGCCAGCGCCTAAACCGCCGACTCAGGGACAGCAGCTGGAGTCGAAGATCGAG CAAACGACGACGGTTTCCCGGACGCAGTCGAAATCCGCAAGCGATAACGCCACGACCACTACGTCGGTCCCGGGCAAGGACAAGATCGTGATAAGCCACAGCCGCAACAGCAGCGACAGTTCGGGCTACCACGAGGCCTCAGTTCTGAGCGACAACCCAGACAACAATGGCCAGGGTGGTCGCATGCCTGAAACCCTGCCGAGGCGCGGACGAATGCAGGGTATACTCGAGGCGCCACGAAAGCTCGCTCACACTTCACAGGCCAGCAAGAGCCTTGGAAATCTCGCTATGGCTAGCAGTCAGGCTGGAACGCTCAGCAGGGGTGTTAGCAATACTTCTCTCAGCTCTGCTG GTCAACGCAAGAAGCGCGCAGCGCCGCCCCCGCCGATCGCCCGGCCGCTGCCCTCCGCGATATCCACCCAGGGTCTCGAACGCATCGTCGATTCGGACGAGTCTCTCACCTCGGACATGGATCTGTCCAAACCCTCCTCCGACATCGATGCCTCGGCGAGCAAAGCTAGCTCCGACATCGTCTGCTCCAGTCACGTCCGCGGCCCGATAGCCGAGCAGCCCGAAGATGTAGCCGCTGTAGAACCCGCTAGAGTAGGCAAGAGAG GTATAGCGCCGCCGACAGATACGGATATTCTTCTTCAGAAAGTCTCCGATACGTTGTCGCACTCGTTGACGCCTCCATCGCCGCCGCCTACACCCGAAGAAACCTCGATTCTCGAGGTGCCGAATTTCGTCGCCAACAACGCTACGATTAATTCGAACAATGCTGCCGAGGAGAAGGTCATGGACGTGAAGAACGTGTCAAATGCTAAAG AAAGCCGCGAGAATCATCATCAGTCGACGTTGGCAAGCGAGAGCAGCAACAACGCGACTCTTGGATCGCAACAGGACACTAGCGACTACGTGTCAGCCAATGGTGAAGATCTTAGTATTGGAGACTGGGAGTATCAGATTCCTGCTCCACCAAGTGCCTTCCGAGACGACGATAATGAGTCTAGTGTCGAGGAGAAAG TCCAACCGGTAAGGGAGCCAATCTCTATCGAAGCCGAGGTTCACCAGACGACGACATCAGCTATGAAGCCAATCGAACCTCCAGCAGAACCCAAGCCATCACCGCCGGAGCAAAAGCCTGTCGTCAAAGCTATCCCATCAGTTGACCAAGTCGATTTCGTGCGTCCGAAACCACCGCCAAAACTTGTCACCACATCGCCACAGCTGTCTACCACAGAAGTCTTAGAACTAAGCAAAAAGGCCGAGGTAATATCCGAGCTTGAAACGAAGATTAATAGTCACAAGCCTATCATAGAACCAGTGGTAGCCAGGGACGACGAGTCTTACGCGCCCAAGATTGCACCTGTCGAGAACAATCTGTCCAACTTCACCATCACGACTTACTCGCGACAGAAGAGTCTGGACATATTCGAAAACATGGAACAACCTGTGCATAGTGAAACCAGAGTATTGAGCACATTTGCTACTCTTACAAGGGGTAGGAGTATTGTTGCAGATTATGCCGAGGAAAGAGTTTGGAACGGAGGAATCAAGAGCGCTCAAAGCATGGAGAGAGTCTCCGTGCCTCTAGTCGATGATCGAACCAAGTTTg CGGAACGAAACGATATGCTGAGGGAGAAGGTCTCAGTGCACCGATCAAAGAGTTACATCACGCTGTCGAGCAACGAGAAGTTCCAGAACCGTGCCAACGAGATCGAGAAGAgcaaggaagaaaaaaagttagaCGATCACACGAATTACGAGATCAAGGACTCGTCCAAGAGATTCACGAGCCTGGCTAATGTAAACCAGAGCACTAACGATGAGATACCTAGGCATAAGGAAAAGTTCTCCCAGTGGAGGGACAATATCCTCAGGAAGCAAGAGGAACCTTCCAAGGAAAAGCAGTTACAGTCCTTGCAG GTACTGAAGAGTATTTTACCGCAATTAAAAAATGCGCAAGCGACTGAAGAAAACGGCTACAAAAGCACCAGTGATAATTTTACCATAAAGAAAAG acAAGAGCCTCAGTGTGAAGAGCCACAGGAAACTCCAACAGTCTCCTCAACGACCCCCGACGTCCAGCTACGGGTGAACCGTCGTCCTCAAGAGCCGTCTAAGCGCTACACGTATGGTGGACCACCAGCGGTAAGTCTTGGCAGCTGGTCAGAGCGACCCTGCGTTAACGTGCAGATTAAGACCGACACAGACTACAAGTTCGGCGGTAAGAACAACCCCAACCACAGCACGTCCGGTGCCAAGACTGTAGTCAATCTGAATGGAGGAGGTAGTCACACTGTCGAGGAGAAAAGCGAGAGGATGCAAAAGGAAAATGGGGTCACATCGCAAGAGAGTAAGGAGCCGATGGTTGTGCACACAAAACCTGTCGTGGCTGAGAGGGACGATGAATCGCGCGTTGATACAACCTCG GTAAATTTCAGGGAGCTAACTAAGGCCTTTGGTCAAGATGTCCGTCTACGTCCAAAGCCGCCCGTACGCAATCCACACAACCGTCTGTCCGAGTACCTCGAACGGCCCAAGCCGGAAGTAATCGCTTCCAAACAGAACGGTTTCGCCGAGCCGCACGTCACGACGACAACATTTAACCATAATCTTCGCAATACCAATGGTCCGGTACCACCCGTCAAACGGTACACCTCCGTCGTTGGTATAACGAACAACAACAACACTGTAAATAACAATAACGTCAACCACATCGGtgccaacaacaacaacaataaggTTCATCACGCGAACGGAGCATCGAACTTTAGGTTTACTAACGGCTCAGCGCCAAAACCAACTGTCACCACTGCAGCGACAAAGGGTTTAattcagaaagaaaaagaatacaCGGTGCCAAAGCCGCCGACGATGCCGATCATTACGGGAGTTACGCTCAAAAGCGTGAACGCGCGGCCTAAGTCGAGCCCACCCATGGTCCAGGCGGATCCTAGGGATCAGCTACTGGAGTCGATCAGGAATTTTGGCGGCCGACAAAAATTGAGAAGC ACtgctgaaaaatattaa